CTGCCCATCTGACCAGAAACTGCTCCCCTCGAGGTCGCTTCCTGTTCAAGGTGATAGACTGTTGGTAACAATTTAACCACACAAGAAGCAAAAACTGTTGCTCAAATACTTTTCTTATGAGTCCTCACCTGTCATGGGACTGACGGCCAGTCAAAAGTTCTAACATAACTACTCCAAAGCTGTAAACATCACTTTGGTATGTGTAAACTCCTGATTCAAATTCCGGAGCTCCATAGCCATAAGCTGTTAGCAGTTGTCCGGATAGCTGACAAGGAATGGAACAATATCATTCAAATTGTTATAAACTTACACAGTATATGTTGACATAGTTCTTTTATGATATACTATAATTTGAACATTAGGCACTGCTAAATACATATATGGGTAGATTAAACCAATTTGTATAGCTGTTCCTTCAAAATGTTGAAAGCATAGTTTCAATATCAAATAATCGCTTACCTGACTGACAGATCCGGAAGCTATTAATGGAGCCAACCCACAATCAGATACACGCACTGATAGGTCATCGTCAAGAAGAATGTTAGCAGACTTGAAATTTCTGTGAATCACAGCTGGCTGACATTGCTCATGCAAATACCTTGTCAGAAGACAAGAAGAAACATTAGATTTCTCATCCAGATCATCAAATATTGTGTCTTCAAGTATGTTAAATCAAGGAAAGACTTTCCCATGCCTCAACTTCCAATTATCTTTTTTCATATGCTTCATTTGGTTTTCAGAAAGATCCTAGAACTCTCTAAATTGATTTGATAAGAAATTCATTGTTTGAAAAAGCCATCATTCTTGGCCCAGCAACCAACAGCTTAACCTTTAGGGTCGAATTGGTTTTGGAAAAATATTTAACTATCAAAATCTTTCACACAGAAAATAAAGCATAATGTGGTAAGTATTATGAGTAACCATGACATTTTAATTTAGCATTTAGCAATTGAACTTTGGAAGTACTAGAAAAGGTGAAATAAAGCTCcaacattaattaataattaccaTGACTATAGCAAAATAATATCAATATTGAATGAATTCTCCAaggaaaactaatattttaggCAGGATAAACCAGATTTGTGAAAGTAAAAGATCTGAACATGTTATAAGCTAAAAACAAGCTTGAGCAATTTTTCTCCTAAAAACATAACGGTAACTTGACTTACTCTAGGGCCCTAGCCGCCCCAAGTGCTATCCGGATGCGAGCATTCCATGAGAGTCTTGTTTTGAATTCATCCTCTGAGTGAAGTGCCTCATAGAGTGATCCATTACTGCAATACTCATATATCAAAAGCCTTTGACCATGCTCCGAACAGTACCCAATAAGCTCGACGATATTTACATGTCGTATTCTATCAATGCCATTCACTAATTCAAGAAAATCCTCCTCCTTCTGGTTATCACAAACTCTCTTTTCAAGCTTCTTCACAGCAAGTACCTACAATTCATAATAAGATGTTCTCATTGTACCCAaaacaaaggaaaggaaaaagatCAAGTGTCAAAATAAGAATCCCATCAAGGCATCAGACTCAGATTGTTTTATCAGGGTAAAGAGAAACCAATATGCAGCATTAAGCCATTTATCTTGTCATTCCGAGAACATCTTGGCAGAATatgaaaagcaaaagagaaaagGGCCTAGCTaagcaaaataattaaataaaacatgTTAAAATAGCTTCAGAGTTTTTCAGAAATCACAGAACAAGTGGAGATACAAGCAACTATAGAGATGTGCAAACCCAACTATAGAGTTTCGTCAGTAATTCTGTATAAATGCAACTGATGAGAAAACAGTCTTACCTTCCCATTAGGAAGCTCTGCCCTATACACAGTGCCCAGCATGCCACCTCCTATAAGATTTTCTTGAGAGAAACTATTTGTATACTGTTGAAGGGATGcaatactaaaaaattttgcaaaagTGGGAGGAGGAACTGAACGTATTGGGGAACGAATTgaggaggaggtggtggtggagggggaggaggaggtggtggaGGGGGAGGTGGCGGCGGAGGAGGAGGAGGCATGGAATAGACATCGATTGTACTCATGTCTATTGAAGTCATTCTTTGCATATTTTTATCTTGCTCATCTTGAGTCTTTGGAATGGCCGCCAGTGCCCTGGTTTCCACATGGTGATCCTCTTTGGGTCTTCGAATATCCCCTATTGATTGTTAAAATAGATTACTATTATTTACAAAGTTAAATGATTAAAGTCTAGATCCATAAAATGGAAGGTGATGCTAGAATTCAGATAATATATTAGAATATTAGATGATAGACCAAAGGTATGTCATTTGCCTTTCTCTGTTTGACTAGGCGGTGGGACCAAAGCCCCATGATCCCTAGAATGTGGTCTGTCACCTCCATATGCACCAATTTGATGTCTCTTGGACCTTCTGTCTTCCCGCTCCCTTCTGGCACATCTTGGCAAAAAGAGAATGAGTGCTAGTAACAATATAATGAATCCCAATATGCTAGCAATAACTATCCAAACCACCCTTTTGGTGTGTTTTTTCGATTTCCCGGAACTTGATTCCTTAGCTGCAGTTGGTCCATCAGCTTGTTTAGGAGGTCCACGTCCAGAAGATGGCGTTCCAGAAGATGGTGTTCCAGAAGCTGGTGTTTTAGGAACCGGTGTTCCTGGTGGTGCGGCCACTGGGGAACGAGGTGGAGAAGTAACTGGTGCAGTAGAGTTAACAACATTGAATGGGTTTCCAGCTTGTCTGCATAATAAGAATTGTCTTTAGTTACTGAAGCTACAAAATTATAGGTatacattattcaaatttcaGATGTGGTAAAACTCAATAACGCAAAACACCGGAACTTCAAACAAGGAATGACCAATTCTGAGTTTTCCCAATAGCCACAAAATACAACCTAAATTTATACCTTATGTCCTGAAATTGCCTATAGGACATATCTAGTGACCACCTCTTTAAATGTAGCTCACATTACCATTGTCCTTCTCTTGTTAAGTACTATTATCCTTCCATTCCAATCGGAAGTACAAAGTTCAAATCTTGTGTACATTTTTTAACAAAACAATAACCATAAGTTTCACATTATACTTGTACAACAAGCAACCATATGTAATTCCTAGATCATAAATTGATTGAGGCGTCAATTTGAATGCAAAGGTGTAccttatataaataaaaagttacTATCACAGACTGgaatttaatttcataatttgGCTATGGAGGTATAATAATCTAAATCATACAAGtaatttcttttccctttttttgaCCAGAGTCTAGAGATGTCAAAGTATGGTTTAGTCTCTCTCAAGCTTATCTATTTGTCAATTTTCCCCCCTTAATTGGAACATTTACATCTTGAATTAATGGGAACCATATAAAATTTCAAGACTAATATAGTCTTAAACACAAGTTCCACGTCCATGTTCACATTTTTCTAATTCTAGTAATCATCATATTTATccataaagaagaaaaacagtTGAATCCTAGAGACTTTCACCTGAAGTTAGGGATGCTCAGCAACTTCGGAGGTATTGGACCAGCAAACTGATTGTTCGAAACATCCCTGCTCAAAACATGTCAGAATGGCACAAATATAACAAATAATCAAAccatgcaaaaattaaaaagacccAATAACTTAAATGAGATATGGTTTAGAGAAGTACAAATTTTTAAGAGGAAGGTCTTGTAAAACATCAAGGGTCCCGGAGAGTTGATTATTCTGCAAGTTTCTGCCAACAATTTCACAGTCAGTTTGCTTGATAAAGAGAATAAAAGTTCATATTTATGACcttacaaagaaaaaagaaaagaatactAACAGTGTGGTCACTGATGACAAATTTCTCATTGACGGAGGCAATTCCCCACtcaaattattattagataAATCTCTGCAAAACATATAGTGGCTCAATTAAACATGTTTCATGTACAATGAAGAAAGAATTATCATGGAAATTGTTTACATATGTTAGCTAAGACCATACAAGTTGATCAACAGCGGAAGTGACTGGAATGCATCTGGTATTTCTCCACTTAAATGATTATCGTTAAGGGACCTGaaaggagaaaataaaatatgattttgacaaacttgcttgaattttatCATTGCCTACAACACAAATTGAATACAAAATGGGAGAAGCAACAAGCTTACATGTCTGTCAGTCCAGTCAATGAGGATAAAGAGGCCGGAATACTTCCGGTGAACTGGTTGGCCGAAAGAAAACTGCAACCACAAACCATATTATGTCCATTAGAACAATATATGATGGAAAGGGCCTAGTATTAGAGAGCTAGATTATCACATACAAGTTTCTCAGTGTAACTGGCAAATTGGATGGAATACTTCCCCCAATATTGTTGTTGCTTAGATCACTGTTCAAGGTAAAAAAAAATGACGAGTAAAGACAATGCAGGAAAATTTTATACGCACGGTAAGAAGGATGAAAGCTGCAATTCGTGAACTGAGGAAAAGGCAATATAGTCACAGCCTCATAGGCGCACTCGCACATGGACACACACACTCGATATAGGGAGATTAAGATTATAATTACATTACTGAGATGGAAACGAAATTCGCCAGATTATCGCCTAGTTCTCCTTGCAAGTTTGCGGCATTCAGAACTCTGTCATAAGTAAGATGTCAAGAATTTTTACATTTTACAAGTGCCTACTTCAGTAGATATCAATTAAACAACTGGATAGGAAGAATCATGCAGAAGAGATAACAACATACATCTTTTGTATGAATGTACCATTACATTGAACTCCTTGCCACCCTTGTCCACATGGATCTCCCCCACTAGATGACCACAGAGGGATAGGAGGAGATCCCAATGCAACATGTAAGCTATTAATTGCAGCAACTGATACAATCAGAAAAGTTTAGAGCTCATAGAGACCACACATGAATGAATTATTAATAAACAATCAAGAATATCTCTAAAGTATCAATTCATAGTTTCACACTGCTCTCATTCACTGCCGCAGTCCGGCAAACCCTCCATATATTGGTCAAAATAAACAGCATAAAATTTCAATGCACAAACGTTCAATGGCAAACCAATTCAAGAAAATCAAGGTTGAGCACAACAAGAAAGTTAAGCAAATAATCAACCGAACACCGGAGCACAAAGCATAATAGTACTTCAAATTTTGCAAGTGACATAAGTTACCGACCTCTATGCATCACTGTAGACTAGCAAATAATCTTCAACCACCATTCACTCTAAGGTTACCAAACTCTAAAGTTAAATCTTACAAATTTACAAGTCTAGCATCCCCAGTTtgagtttactagtttagtttAACAATTCAAGTTTACCTAAGCAAGTTTCCATGAACTCCCAAGTTCGGCAACCTTGATTGATACACACACAAtataatatcttaaaaaatatgTCCTAGAAGACTTCAACAACAGCTACCTACCACACTCTTGTGACCAAAGAATCTGAATTCAATAACCCCTCATCCACCAGAGTATATGAAAAATGTGGACAGCAGGAcaggaaaaatgaagaaaagaacTTACCGTCAGTGGGATCAGTGTCTGCACTTGAAAACTGAAGTGTGCAGATCAACAAGAATCCCAATAAAACTTCTCCATAGATCTTCATCACTCTCTTGACCATAAAATCAGATCTCTTCCAACCCATTCTTGATCCAAAGCTCAACCTTATAATTCAGAGCACTCCCTCTCTTATAcacaaacacaattataaaaacaTCCTCCCAGATTGAAGAACCAAGTCCACAACAAGCTCCAACACAATCACCTGATCCTACAAGAACTctgcaaaaaaacaaaaaacatccaatacacaaaaaaaaatcacatccaTGATTCAAAACACACATAAACACAACACTACAAGACAAATTTGCACAAGTTGAtttttccaataataataataataataataataataataataataataataataatatgaagaagaagaagaagaagaagaagaagaagaagaagaagaatgaaatgagGTTCTACTTGTGGAGATAGTGAATAGCAGAAGAAGGTTGGCAAAAATGCTGAGAACAATTTGAGTTGATTAGTGATAACTGAGCAAAGAAGTAACAATTAGAGAGAGCTCAAGTGAAGAAGATATAATAAACGTTGCTTCAAAGATTCAAAAggtgaaagaaagaaagaaagaaagagcaaCAGTAATAACAGGGAACGGGAGCACACATTGCATTGCAttgttaaaaaagaaaaagaaaatgagaatctcatcataataaaataaataagaataaaaagaaaaaaataattggttAATTAAAACCCTAACCTTTGTAAAAAGAAGGAACTGGaaacaaagaagagaaaaagggagaaaggcAAATTTGTAAAGGCACAGCAACAATGACTAAGGTTTGTGTCTgaaactctctctctctaataAGCATAAAGAAAAGAGGGTGGTGGTATTGTAAGTGTGTGTTTGTGTGCAAGTCATACATATCTTACTCTGTAAagtctttttaattttggtgacAAATTTGACTCTCTCACGCTCCGTACTGGCGCGTGCATCCACTTGCTTCTGCTTTGGATTTGTCTATTCCCACTCACATGCTAATTTTAGTCGCGGAGTCCATCAGGCTCTGTATTTTGTCGTTTGCAAACAGCtacttctaaaaaaaattaaataaataaataaaagaaatacttATTTTGctgtatattttatttcaacttgAAGGGACCATAAATAGCTtggtaatttaaatatttaataatatattttattttatacttttaaatattaataattaattgatggctaaaaataatagattctaataattttttaatattttttgatttataaaaagTGAAGACTtgtatatatttgtttttatataaaattaatatttaaaaattattaaataatttaataaattcaattaaattattatgtaatattttttaattattaattttacataaaaagaattatatttaaatttctacttttataaaaatataaagtgtGGGAGTTTTATAATTGAAAGAGGATTAATGGCTGGACATGAACAATAAAGAATCGGTAGTATCGTTGTCATTATTATcactaaaattgaaaattattaaaGTGTTGACTTGAAAAAGCTGTTCAATGAGTTTCATTTAAAAAGTGGTGACTTTCCTAATATTCATCAGAAATgcactaaaaaaatattgttgccAAATTAACTATATTAACTTCCATTACATATAGTAACTTCCGTTATTAATGACACCaagtattatataaattaaatattataaaaattgtgTATACATCTTTATAGTAATACAAATGGGAGCTCATTTGCTGACGTGGCGCTCATACGTTGAATCTGGGAGTTTATTTGCTTACGTGTCGTTActagaaatttttagatttatatttataaattataaattattatttgctcaggttgttattttcaaattttaagtttgggttgttttacttaggttgttatttttaaaattttaaattgttttatttgtttggatTATGTTacttatgttgttattttttaaattttaaattattttatttaagttgttattttttaaattttatttagattgttattttttatattttaacactattttttaaaatttgttaattctttttagcataattttttaaaattttgttgattttttttaaattgtagctacataaattcttttaaagaaatttagagttttaaaaaaatttacgttAATTATTCTTCGGTTGTTACATACTAAtattacaataaataaatatttacgttagtttagaatttttaaattattatttatttaagttgttatttttaaattttaaatttgggttGTTTAACTTAGtttgttgttttttaaattttaaattaaagtcaaccaaattttaaaaaatttagttatgatACAACTATAAAAGGATAAGTTATGAGAGATGTAAAGCACCACAATTTAAAGTACATCAATCCCTTTCTTTACATATATCCAAAATCTCCCTACTTATTCCAATGACTGATATTCACAAAATTGCTGACATCAATCCTACAATCGACAATTTGTGTGTACGTATACGAGTGATATGGTTATGGACACTATCAAGTTACGAAAATTCTCCATTGCCATACTCAATTGAGATGGTTTGACTCAATGAAGACGCGAGTTTTCTACTAATATCCTTTTATTCATGACGccaaagttatttatttatttatttaaattaaagtctatgcacattggattagatattaaataagtctatatttaactttttcttatgttattttcttttttaagcaGNNNNNNNNNN
The genomic region above belongs to Arachis duranensis cultivar V14167 chromosome 3, aradu.V14167.gnm2.J7QH, whole genome shotgun sequence and contains:
- the LOC107477897 gene encoding LOW QUALITY PROTEIN: protein STRUBBELIG-RECEPTOR FAMILY 3-like (The sequence of the model RefSeq protein was modified relative to this genomic sequence to represent the inferred CDS: inserted 1 base in 1 codon), whose translation is MGWKRSDFMVKRVMKIYGEVLLGFLLICTLQFSSADTDPTDVAAINSLHVALGSPPIPLWSSSGGDPCGQGWQGVQCNGTFIQKIVLNAANLQGELGDNLANFVSISVIDLSNNNIGGSIPSNLPVTLRNFFLSANQFTGSIPASLSSLTGLTDMSLNDNHLSGEIPDAFQSLPLLINLDLSNNNLSGELPPSMRNLSSVTTLNLQNNQLSGTLDVLQDLPLKNLDVSNNQFAGPIPPKLLSIPNFRQAGNPFNVVNSTAPVTSPPRSPVAAPPGTPVPKTPASGTPSSGTPSSGRGPPKQADGPTAAKESSSGKSKKHTKRVVWIVIASILGFIILLLALILFLPRCARREREDRRSKRHQIGAYGGDRPHSRDHGALVPPPSQTEKGDIRRPKEDHHVETRALAAIPKTQDEQDKNMQRMTSIDMSTIDVYSMPPPPPPPPPPPPPPPPPPPPPPPXIRSPIRSVPPPTFAKFFSIASLQQYTNSFSQENLIGGGMLGTVYRAELPNGKVLAVKKLEKRVCDNQKEEDFLELVNGIDRIRHVNIVELIGYCSEHGQRLLIYEYCSNGSLYEALHSEDEFKTRLSWNARIRIALGAARALEYLHEQCQPAVIHRNFKSANILLDDDLSVRVSDCGLAPLIASGSVSQLSGQLLTAYGYGAPEFESGVYTYQSDVYSFGVVMLELLTGRQSHDRKRPRGEQFLVRWAVPQLHDIDALSSMVDPSLSGEYPTKSLSNFADIISRCLQSEPEFRPAMSEVVLYLLNMIRKESQQSESDEI